From the genome of Pelomonas sp. SE-A7, one region includes:
- the rfbC gene encoding dTDP-4-dehydrorhamnose 3,5-epimerase, which translates to MSLKATPTALPEVFLIEPRVFGDARGFFTESWNEQAFNAATGNSLPFVQDNHSRSSRGVLRGLHFQLPPHAQGKLVRVVSGAVFDVAVDLRRSSPRFGQWVGFELSADNHRQMWIPPGFAHGFLVLSESADFLYKTTDFYSPQSEGAVRWDDPAIGIQWPDVGVAPLLADKDRVAPVLGESKAFE; encoded by the coding sequence ATGAGCCTCAAAGCCACACCGACTGCCCTGCCCGAGGTCTTTCTCATCGAGCCGCGCGTGTTCGGCGATGCCCGCGGCTTCTTCACCGAAAGCTGGAACGAGCAGGCCTTCAATGCCGCCACAGGCAACTCCCTGCCCTTTGTGCAGGACAACCATTCGCGCTCCAGCCGCGGCGTGCTGCGCGGCCTGCACTTCCAGCTGCCGCCCCATGCGCAGGGCAAGCTGGTTCGCGTGGTCAGCGGCGCGGTGTTCGACGTGGCCGTGGACCTGCGCCGCTCCAGCCCGCGCTTCGGCCAATGGGTGGGCTTCGAGCTCAGCGCCGACAACCACCGGCAGATGTGGATACCGCCGGGCTTTGCCCATGGCTTCCTGGTGCTGAGCGAATCGGCCGACTTCCTCTACAAGACCACCGACTTCTACTCGCCGCAAAGCGAGGGGGCGGTGCGCTGGGATGATCCGGCGATCGGCATCCAGTGGCCGGATGTCGGTGTGGCTCCGCTGCTGGCGGACAAGGACCGGGTGGCGCCAGTTCTGGGTGAGTCGAAGGCTTTTGAATAG
- a CDS encoding RHS repeat-associated core domain-containing protein, protein MDAGHCFAWSWVNRFVAMPGFSAVSSLMLRAASQTFPPGARMISCRPRRFIGCLLWLLAVGPGMAQDALTPDKEYGKFVATARTVSPMSEFGDSVNLRDGALSLRATDIELRGKGPVIRITRSFQPGGMSEFFNESSGNAFGRWELEIPRIKTITADMPGATPSSPYGWQVTGPNDAYKNQRCSNFAAPGRVTFFNDAARSWNAADWWNGYQLVDDSGGSQALMSRTDSTVNPSYKLMTMGNWLVSCLSSTANGQPGEAFFAVAPDGTKYWFNYLVYAQADTLQKPLWSVSPGLSSSTADVASGVGAPPVTPHLVGDLDFLDRRYAAMLVTRIEDRFGNWVSYSYSQGRVTSIDASDGRHVGFVFDGSGRISAVTAGTGNSARTWAYSYAGTTQGTAALTVSRPDGSSWWYQIPILTASSLNVQSDPTSSCTLSAYDYDQFTEGSIVSPAGATMTLRFNRKRFARSFVHKQCWGGVPGRPETGYALYPREWYAWALDKRTITGSGLSSMSWTYAYAPPVSSWYQDCSTPSSCASTVWTEVTNPQGHRHRSTFSNKFDETENKLLREEIYSDTGQLLRSIDHGYATVAAGAPNPFPWPLWVGDDKQTRVNPLTRGRWTPSKQTVTTQDGVTFTRTVNAFDSYARPTSVTRASSLGYSRTEITGYADRPALWVMGQLESTSVGSLVPVLNTYEASTANLLSTKSFGVTQASYAWNSDGTLASRTDGAGRSTTFSNWYRGLPRSITYPTGAAESATVNEHGWITSVTDAANYTTSYGYDALGRLTSVVPPGSFNTTALSFSAVADAEYGLAAGHWRQTVTQGHAVTKTYFDALWRPVMTRSYDASNESASRKVATKQYDADGRIRFQSYPATDISTYDSLVNGVQTSYDGLGRTTSTTASSELGALVTSTSYLSGFQTQQTNPRGKLSTQGFWVLDDPSGAKLASISAPAGVTISITRDSFGKPTAIARSGTYAGYSSNVTRRYVYDSGQRLCKTIEPEVGSTVQTYDAAGNLAWKAPGQSLPGTANCDDTSVAAAAKISYGYDNLNRLTSVSYGDGSPGVTRSYTADGLLQSIASNGSAWTYGYNALRKLSSESLSYGGQTYAFAWSYDTQGNLSSLSYPNGSTVAYSPNALGEAQAVSGHASGISYHPNGAVAGYTLANGVVHSLSLNARGLPLVNKHSGVVQDQYTYDANGNVTGITDQFDGSFSRSMSYDDLDRLSGTSAPGVWGTATYAYDTVDNLRSAVVGARASTFNFTSSNQLASVTTNGATTSYGFDARGNLLSKGGQSFGFDLGNRLTSSSLGGSYVYDGHGRRIKVVSSDGSTRLQMYSQQGQLLWATSTGGGRPTSTTAYIYLAGKQIAEVNSVAGTQYVHADALGSPVARTNAARTVLNRLRFEPFGYVAAGTKPSPATSVIGFTGHVQDAETDLVYMQQRYYDPIAGRFLSVDPVVTNANSGKSFGRYHYANNNPYRYVDDDGRDAVGFLVKLLDNGGKIFLKKVDKAEAVAARRSGQNVQAATKSDAKQIEIAARNGDKGGVMQHKGHELKDGSTGDPHFQTEGVEGHTFWGSQSGAVLPELLEALLIPILATPTSLAPGTLYGPGTPYKNQQEYDKAMKEKEEKRKPDEEKKPKPEDQK, encoded by the coding sequence ATGGATGCAGGTCATTGCTTTGCCTGGTCCTGGGTGAATCGTTTTGTAGCGATGCCTGGGTTTTCGGCCGTGTCGTCGCTGATGTTGCGGGCGGCATCTCAGACTTTTCCGCCCGGTGCGCGAATGATCTCTTGTCGACCTAGGCGGTTTATCGGCTGCCTGTTGTGGCTTCTGGCCGTCGGCCCTGGAATGGCCCAGGATGCGCTTACGCCCGACAAGGAGTACGGGAAGTTTGTTGCGACCGCGCGGACGGTGAGTCCGATGTCTGAGTTCGGCGATTCGGTCAACCTGCGTGACGGCGCCCTTTCGTTGCGGGCGACTGATATCGAACTCAGGGGCAAGGGGCCGGTGATTCGGATCACGCGCAGCTTCCAGCCTGGGGGCATGAGCGAGTTTTTCAATGAGTCCTCGGGCAATGCCTTTGGCCGGTGGGAACTTGAGATTCCGCGGATCAAGACCATCACCGCCGACATGCCCGGTGCCACGCCATCCAGTCCTTATGGATGGCAGGTGACAGGTCCGAACGATGCGTACAAGAACCAGCGCTGCAGCAACTTTGCTGCACCGGGGCGTGTCACCTTCTTCAATGATGCGGCGCGCTCCTGGAATGCTGCGGATTGGTGGAATGGCTACCAGCTGGTCGATGACAGCGGTGGTTCACAGGCCCTGATGAGCCGGACGGATTCGACCGTCAATCCGAGCTACAAGCTGATGACGATGGGCAACTGGCTGGTGAGCTGCTTGAGTTCAACCGCCAATGGGCAACCCGGCGAAGCCTTCTTTGCCGTTGCGCCGGATGGCACCAAGTATTGGTTCAACTATCTTGTCTATGCCCAAGCTGACACGCTGCAAAAGCCACTATGGAGCGTCTCTCCGGGCTTGAGTTCGTCGACGGCCGACGTGGCGTCGGGTGTCGGCGCGCCGCCAGTAACGCCGCATCTTGTCGGCGACCTTGATTTTCTTGATCGCCGATACGCAGCCATGTTGGTAACGCGAATCGAAGATCGATTCGGGAACTGGGTGAGCTATAGCTACTCGCAAGGACGCGTGACGAGTATCGACGCCAGCGACGGCCGTCACGTGGGCTTTGTGTTCGATGGATCGGGTCGCATCAGCGCGGTAACGGCGGGAACAGGCAACTCGGCACGAACCTGGGCATACAGCTATGCCGGTACCACCCAGGGAACTGCGGCGCTGACGGTCAGTCGGCCAGATGGATCGAGTTGGTGGTACCAAATTCCGATCCTGACGGCTTCCTCGCTGAACGTTCAGTCAGATCCGACCAGCAGCTGCACTTTATCGGCCTACGACTACGACCAGTTCACCGAAGGCAGCATTGTTTCTCCAGCGGGAGCCACGATGACGCTGCGCTTCAATCGCAAACGCTTCGCCCGCTCGTTTGTGCACAAGCAATGCTGGGGTGGAGTGCCCGGTCGGCCCGAGACCGGCTACGCCTTGTATCCACGCGAGTGGTATGCCTGGGCGCTGGACAAGCGCACCATCACAGGGTCCGGGCTGAGCTCGATGAGCTGGACCTATGCCTACGCGCCGCCTGTGTCGAGTTGGTACCAGGATTGCTCGACGCCGAGCAGTTGCGCGAGCACCGTCTGGACAGAGGTCACGAACCCACAGGGGCATCGCCACCGGTCCACCTTCAGCAACAAGTTCGACGAGACAGAAAACAAGCTCCTGCGCGAAGAGATCTATTCGGACACCGGGCAGTTGCTTCGCTCCATCGACCATGGCTATGCCACGGTTGCTGCAGGTGCGCCGAATCCATTCCCCTGGCCGCTGTGGGTCGGCGATGACAAACAAACGCGTGTCAATCCTTTGACTCGAGGTCGCTGGACTCCAAGCAAGCAAACGGTGACTACTCAGGACGGGGTTACTTTCACTCGCACGGTCAATGCGTTCGACAGCTACGCACGGCCAACCAGCGTCACGCGCGCCAGTTCGCTGGGGTACAGCCGCACCGAAATCACCGGCTATGCCGATAGACCCGCCCTGTGGGTGATGGGGCAGCTGGAGAGCACCAGCGTAGGCAGCCTGGTGCCGGTGCTCAATACCTACGAAGCCAGCACGGCCAATCTGCTCAGCACCAAGAGCTTCGGCGTCACGCAAGCCAGCTACGCCTGGAACTCCGACGGTACCCTGGCCAGTCGAACCGACGGGGCCGGGCGCAGCACAACGTTCTCCAACTGGTATCGCGGCTTGCCTAGGTCAATCACCTACCCGACCGGAGCTGCCGAAAGCGCAACGGTCAATGAGCATGGCTGGATCACCAGTGTTACCGACGCCGCCAACTACACGACCAGCTATGGCTACGACGCGCTGGGGCGTCTGACCAGCGTTGTGCCACCCGGCAGTTTCAACACAACGGCATTGAGCTTCAGCGCGGTGGCAGATGCGGAGTACGGCCTGGCGGCCGGACATTGGCGCCAGACCGTCACCCAAGGCCATGCCGTCACCAAGACCTATTTCGATGCGCTCTGGCGCCCGGTGATGACCAGGAGCTACGACGCGAGCAATGAGTCGGCCAGCCGCAAGGTTGCCACCAAGCAGTACGACGCCGACGGTCGTATCCGCTTTCAGAGCTATCCGGCGACTGACATTTCCACCTATGACAGCTTGGTCAATGGGGTGCAGACCAGCTACGACGGATTGGGGAGGACGACAAGCACGACGGCTTCGAGCGAACTGGGAGCGCTGGTCACGAGCACCAGCTACCTGTCGGGATTCCAGACCCAGCAGACCAATCCACGAGGCAAGCTCTCCACTCAGGGCTTCTGGGTGCTGGACGATCCCTCAGGTGCGAAGTTGGCCAGTATCTCTGCGCCGGCGGGCGTGACCATCAGCATCACCCGAGACAGTTTCGGCAAGCCTACGGCGATTGCTCGTTCTGGCACCTACGCCGGCTACAGCAGCAATGTGACGCGACGCTATGTCTACGACTCCGGGCAGCGCCTTTGCAAGACCATTGAGCCCGAAGTTGGATCCACGGTGCAGACCTATGACGCCGCTGGGAACCTTGCCTGGAAAGCTCCGGGACAGAGCTTGCCTGGTACTGCTAATTGCGACGACACGTCAGTCGCTGCGGCCGCCAAGATTAGCTATGGCTATGACAACCTGAATCGCCTCACCAGCGTCAGCTACGGGGACGGCAGCCCCGGTGTCACCCGCAGCTACACCGCAGACGGGTTGCTGCAGAGCATCGCCAGCAACGGCAGCGCATGGACCTACGGATACAACGCGCTGCGCAAGCTCAGCTCCGAGAGCCTGAGCTATGGAGGGCAGACCTACGCCTTTGCGTGGAGCTACGACACACAAGGCAATCTGAGTTCGCTCAGCTATCCCAATGGCAGCACGGTCGCCTACAGCCCCAACGCCTTGGGTGAGGCGCAGGCTGTCTCCGGCCACGCGAGCGGCATCAGCTACCACCCGAATGGCGCCGTGGCTGGATACACCCTCGCCAATGGCGTGGTGCACAGCCTTTCGCTGAACGCTCGCGGCCTGCCGCTCGTCAACAAGCATTCGGGAGTGGTGCAGGATCAGTACACCTACGACGCCAATGGCAATGTCACCGGCATCACAGACCAGTTCGACGGCAGCTTCAGTCGAAGCATGAGCTATGACGACCTGGACCGGCTTAGCGGTACCAGCGCTCCCGGTGTGTGGGGCACGGCGACCTACGCCTACGACACGGTGGACAACCTCAGGTCTGCTGTCGTAGGGGCGCGGGCCAGCACCTTCAACTTCACTTCAAGCAATCAACTGGCCAGCGTCACGACCAATGGCGCGACGACGAGCTACGGCTTCGACGCGCGCGGCAATCTGCTCAGCAAGGGCGGGCAGAGTTTTGGTTTTGATCTGGGCAACCGGCTGACCAGTTCCAGTCTGGGAGGCAGCTACGTCTACGACGGTCATGGCCGTCGAATCAAGGTGGTGAGCAGCGATGGATCAACTCGCTTGCAGATGTACAGCCAGCAGGGCCAATTGCTGTGGGCCACCAGCACCGGCGGTGGCCGGCCGACGAGCACGACAGCGTATATCTACCTTGCTGGCAAACAGATTGCCGAAGTGAACAGCGTGGCCGGCACTCAGTACGTACACGCCGATGCTCTAGGCAGCCCAGTTGCTCGCACCAATGCCGCCCGCACCGTGCTCAACCGTCTCCGGTTCGAGCCCTTTGGCTACGTCGCCGCAGGGACCAAACCAAGTCCTGCTACCAGCGTCATCGGATTCACAGGGCATGTTCAGGATGCGGAGACGGATCTCGTGTACATGCAGCAGCGGTACTACGATCCGATTGCCGGACGGTTCCTCAGTGTTGATCCGGTCGTGACCAACGCGAACTCTGGGAAGAGCTTCGGGCGATATCACTACGCGAATAACAATCCGTATCGGTATGTCGATGACGATGGGCGTGATGCAGTCGGGTTCTTGGTCAAGTTGCTTGATAACGGCGGAAAGATCTTTCTTAAGAAGGTCGATAAGGCCGAAGCTGTAGCGGCCAGAAGGTCCGGTCAAAATGTGCAGGCTGCGACCAAGTCTGACGCCAAGCAAATTGAAATCGCGGCCCGGAATGGGGACAAAGGAGGGGTCATGCAGCACAAGGGGCACGAACTCAAGGATGGCTCGACCGGGGATCCTCATTTCCAGACGGAAGGAGTGGAGGGGCACACGTTCTGGGGCAGTCAGTCGGGTGCTGTATTGCCTGAGCTGTTGGAAGCGTTGCTTATTCCGATCCTTGCCACGCCTACTTCCTTGGCTCCCGGGACACTCTATGGCCCTGGTACCCCATACAAGAATCAGCAGGAGTACGACAAGGCCATGAAAGAGAAGGAAGAGAAGCGCAAGCCAGATGAAGAAAAGAAGCCAAAGCCTGAAGATCAAAAGTAG